One Thermoplasmata archaeon DNA window includes the following coding sequences:
- a CDS encoding winged helix-turn-helix domain-containing protein: MKLFGNVILDYEAFRALASHVRIEILKKLDEGRATVTDLSRSLSMSKSTVHKHLERLVEVGLISKVEDERKWVYYQITPKGARILHPENVQISLILSTIVLIVGIMFISTAIYLIWFPLPSFEDERLQFHLLTVLLGLACTLSGYYMLRKYPWT, from the coding sequence ATGAAGCTCTTCGGTAATGTCATCCTCGACTACGAAGCCTTCCGGGCACTCGCCTCCCATGTCAGAATAGAGATATTGAAAAAGCTGGATGAGGGCCGCGCCACCGTCACGGACCTCTCCCGCAGTCTCTCCATGAGCAAATCCACAGTTCACAAACATCTGGAGAGACTAGTCGAGGTGGGCCTGATAAGTAAGGTGGAAGACGAAAGAAAATGGGTCTACTATCAGATAACCCCAAAAGGCGCACGAATCCTTCATCCTGAGAATGTCCAGATCAGCCTCATCCTAAGCACTATAGTTTTAATTGTGGGTATTATGTTCATATCGACAGCGATTTATCTAATATGGTTCCCTCTACCCAGTTTTGAGGATGAGAGACTCCAGTTCCACCTGCTCACCGTTCTTCTGGGCCTCGCATGCACCCTATCTGGCTACTACATGTTGAGAAAATACCCCTGGACCTAG
- a CDS encoding PQQ-binding-like beta-propeller repeat protein, translating into MSGNTMRTILALPVSIMFIIPGAALLLPFPESEQGTSRGAEDWLQFQYDISRTGASPSSPPLVNTTIWAFQTEGPVRSSPVVVGDAVYIGSEDGCLYALNRSTGALLWKARTGGPILSSPAVASGNIYVGSDDGGLHAFNLTTGTQLFNWSAGSPIRCPVLAFSDRIVFGAENGNVTSLDLTGGHLWTQNSEAPVRAAPASDGIRVFVASGSRLRAFLFTNGNSVWPVPFSIGHNLSGLCVGGGRVYVGTGNGSIYALNPSSAGPLWSLQLDGDVTATPAYANGSIFIGTGNGTLYRLNATTGGEEWKRQLDSPVTFPAALAGELVLLGTSQELRALLTNGSEAWSLPLLSNASSPVAISRSRAYIGTQDGRVVAVGQRPTAIITSAHPVSTTQGSALVFNGTSPDCIPVAYEWRSNLDGLLSTKSDFQISTLSLGTHLISFKVQDENWTWSAPAQVVIEVLPSLEWPLFHKDTSHRGTGQEEAPLTNTVAWRTAVGGRVYSSPSIYGGAVFIGSRLAEGSPGRLTSLELATGAVKWSFNSSGMIDATPACADGMVFVADDAGNVIAFDADPSDGVDEGEVDVGAGRWDAIWSYRNNSLRSVQASPLVVAGKVIVASKWEPHIFCLDEWTGRPIWVYSVPGDPNVSEIWSSPAVEGGLVLVGSKNNHLYALDLSTGEEVWNFTAKGSIYSSPCIYNETVYFGSSDWKLYAISLRNGTKKWEYTTGDEITATPTIYNGKVFFGSFDNSFRALDAETGQFIWDYQTGGIIHSSAAAGGGMVFFASYDGKIYALNATNGKLVWSYDAGAQNLRSSPALVNDRLYIATETGEVIAFGKAPDLSVSAANINFSSSQPRVGEEVRVTAMVENIGTLDAEAEAMIFNGLPEEGTLLSSTHISVPAGRSVEISANWSVEPGYNIIVVNVTNTVPYEANRNNNQAYKPYTPPPQLGWTMFKCDPQRSSARPNLSTPNSNELDWYFDTHREAIASPVIAGSRIYMPAGNMLVALDLRTRAFVWQRDAGETITSSPAVSNLVVFGTEGGSVMALNERGGALAWSLRTGGPIYSSPLVYNDVVYIGSSDGHLYSISLPDGRLLWATSLDGPVLSSPALDPFYERLVIGSGSEGGGSLSCLFLNGTIAWSAHLSAPVVSTPAIQSGIAFTGCDDGNVYAFEVVPDEIDEGLPDPENATYDTLWCTDLSGLVSGDDIRIRSSPATMSSHLYIGAGHNTIVALSTADGTLLWSRNLGTPVPGRHMTSTPAVSEGRLFVGAEGLYAINTRNGKVVWTCSTGEWVWSSPVISGDGTGALRTSVVVVTEGGRLLVFSTKSQIPPEARISSPLDGSGFRVGELIHFDGSDSFDLDGEAVSFIWDFGDGNTSTGPLVVHSYTSPGSYAVTLTVEDDQGLEGRATISLNIRPNSAPILRFPRVSPEIGDVETLFQLSVTYFDEDNDPATYVRLVAGDQTAKLYPVDPDDWNSSDGKDYYSETTFLSGIYYAFFEASDGVLVSTVPAIDNLTVTNRSIFRFSDPVLVEMLYAGRGEVRYNYSLIEHEPPPGMVKVFPQIGKFELSISGIERWWWANISINFSTFTLTGMNRSTLRIYRFDPLTVQWRIAENAGIDLERQLTYANVTEFSLFSVLGAPLPNTPPRAVLSKKELTIMEGEVAVFNASGSYDPDGDQLTFMWDFGEFPERRLVQGDKIAEHRYIKPGRYYVTVIVSDGKVNDTATATVIVKQKGGEQTILLVVILTVLVVAIIFMLPRSKRPPAPSGPEEELEEEDEVPSRTKERSGRVDVKEEE; encoded by the coding sequence ATGAGTGGAAACACGATGAGGACAATCCTCGCCCTTCCGGTTTCGATAATGTTCATTATCCCGGGAGCAGCGCTTCTACTTCCATTCCCGGAGAGCGAGCAAGGTACCAGCCGAGGGGCCGAGGACTGGCTCCAGTTCCAGTACGACATAAGCAGAACAGGGGCCTCGCCCTCCTCTCCCCCTCTCGTGAATACGACGATATGGGCCTTCCAGACAGAGGGCCCGGTCCGCTCGTCGCCGGTGGTTGTGGGAGACGCCGTTTACATTGGTAGCGAGGACGGTTGCCTCTACGCGCTGAACAGGTCTACGGGCGCCCTCCTGTGGAAAGCTCGCACCGGAGGACCAATTCTATCATCCCCCGCGGTCGCCTCTGGGAATATATACGTCGGCTCGGACGACGGGGGTCTCCACGCGTTCAACCTCACCACAGGCACCCAGCTATTCAACTGGTCTGCGGGCTCGCCAATTCGGTGCCCGGTCCTCGCCTTTTCCGACAGAATCGTTTTCGGGGCAGAGAATGGGAATGTGACATCATTGGACCTCACTGGGGGTCACCTCTGGACGCAGAACTCGGAGGCCCCCGTGAGAGCCGCACCGGCTTCGGATGGAATTCGTGTTTTCGTGGCTTCGGGCAGCCGTCTCAGAGCTTTTCTTTTCACCAATGGCAACAGCGTGTGGCCAGTGCCCTTCTCAATCGGCCACAACCTATCCGGACTGTGCGTGGGCGGGGGAAGGGTCTACGTAGGCACAGGCAATGGCTCGATTTATGCCCTGAACCCCTCAAGCGCCGGTCCATTATGGAGCCTCCAGCTTGACGGAGATGTGACCGCCACACCGGCCTACGCCAACGGCTCCATTTTCATCGGGACCGGGAACGGGACACTGTACAGGCTCAACGCAACCACTGGTGGCGAGGAGTGGAAACGTCAGCTTGACTCCCCTGTGACCTTCCCCGCGGCCCTCGCCGGAGAGCTCGTGCTACTCGGGACCTCACAGGAGCTGAGAGCCTTATTGACCAACGGCAGTGAGGCCTGGAGCCTCCCGCTTTTAAGCAATGCTAGCTCGCCGGTCGCAATCTCACGCTCAAGGGCCTACATCGGCACACAGGACGGTCGGGTAGTAGCCGTGGGCCAGCGGCCCACCGCTATAATTACCTCCGCCCACCCTGTCTCCACGACCCAGGGAAGCGCCCTTGTGTTCAACGGGACCTCTCCGGACTGTATCCCGGTCGCTTATGAGTGGCGCTCTAACCTTGATGGACTCCTCTCCACAAAATCAGATTTTCAAATCTCCACACTATCCTTAGGAACGCACCTGATAAGTTTTAAAGTACAGGATGAAAACTGGACTTGGTCGGCACCCGCCCAAGTAGTGATTGAGGTTCTGCCGTCTCTCGAGTGGCCGCTGTTCCACAAAGACACGAGCCACAGGGGGACCGGGCAGGAGGAGGCGCCACTCACGAACACGGTCGCTTGGAGGACGGCGGTGGGAGGCAGGGTTTACTCCTCGCCATCAATCTACGGCGGTGCGGTCTTCATAGGGTCCCGACTCGCGGAGGGCTCGCCGGGGAGATTAACGAGCCTGGAGCTCGCCACGGGAGCGGTTAAATGGTCATTCAACAGCAGTGGCATGATCGACGCCACCCCCGCGTGCGCAGATGGAATGGTATTCGTGGCGGACGACGCCGGGAATGTCATTGCGTTCGACGCCGACCCTTCAGACGGGGTGGACGAGGGAGAAGTTGACGTCGGGGCCGGAAGGTGGGATGCGATTTGGTCCTACAGGAACAATAGCCTGCGCTCCGTGCAGGCCAGCCCCCTCGTCGTGGCCGGGAAGGTTATAGTGGCCTCTAAATGGGAGCCACATATATTCTGTTTGGACGAATGGACGGGGAGGCCGATATGGGTCTATTCGGTGCCCGGCGACCCGAACGTCTCTGAGATTTGGTCCTCACCTGCTGTCGAGGGCGGGCTTGTGCTCGTGGGCTCGAAGAACAACCATCTATACGCCCTCGACCTCTCTACTGGAGAGGAGGTATGGAACTTCACCGCGAAGGGGAGCATATACAGCTCGCCCTGTATCTACAACGAAACCGTATACTTTGGCAGCTCGGACTGGAAGCTCTATGCCATAAGCCTGAGAAACGGCACAAAGAAATGGGAGTACACAACCGGTGATGAGATCACAGCCACACCTACCATATACAATGGCAAGGTTTTCTTCGGCTCGTTCGACAACTCCTTCCGCGCTCTCGACGCCGAGACCGGCCAATTCATATGGGATTATCAGACCGGAGGAATAATACACTCGTCTGCAGCTGCCGGCGGCGGAATGGTTTTCTTCGCTTCCTATGACGGGAAAATATATGCCCTGAACGCCACCAATGGGAAGCTTGTATGGAGCTACGACGCAGGAGCCCAGAACCTCAGGTCCTCCCCGGCCCTTGTGAATGACCGGTTATATATAGCCACTGAGACCGGGGAGGTCATTGCCTTCGGCAAGGCCCCTGACCTCTCTGTGTCCGCAGCCAACATCAACTTTTCATCATCGCAACCACGGGTGGGCGAGGAGGTGAGGGTCACGGCAATGGTGGAGAACATCGGAACGCTGGATGCCGAGGCTGAAGCCATGATTTTCAATGGTCTTCCGGAGGAGGGCACGCTCCTATCCTCTACCCACATTTCGGTTCCGGCAGGGAGGTCGGTAGAGATTTCCGCCAACTGGTCCGTGGAGCCGGGATACAATATAATAGTTGTGAATGTCACAAACACAGTTCCGTACGAGGCCAATAGAAATAATAATCAGGCCTACAAACCCTACACGCCACCACCACAGCTAGGCTGGACGATGTTCAAATGCGACCCACAGAGGAGCTCGGCACGTCCCAACCTCTCGACCCCCAACTCCAATGAACTCGATTGGTATTTCGATACGCACCGTGAGGCAATCGCCTCGCCTGTCATCGCAGGCTCTAGAATCTACATGCCCGCCGGTAATATGCTTGTTGCTCTGGACCTTCGCACCAGGGCGTTTGTTTGGCAGAGGGATGCGGGGGAAACCATCACCTCCTCCCCCGCAGTGTCCAATCTTGTGGTCTTCGGGACCGAGGGTGGAAGCGTCATGGCTCTAAACGAGAGAGGGGGAGCACTCGCGTGGAGCCTCCGCACGGGCGGCCCGATATACTCCTCGCCACTGGTTTACAACGATGTTGTTTATATAGGGTCAAGCGACGGCCACCTATACTCCATTTCCCTCCCAGACGGGAGACTTTTATGGGCGACCTCCCTCGATGGCCCCGTCCTCTCCTCGCCCGCTCTCGACCCTTTCTATGAGAGACTCGTGATTGGCAGCGGCAGCGAGGGCGGAGGGAGCTTAAGCTGCCTATTCCTCAACGGCACCATCGCCTGGAGCGCACACCTCTCGGCACCCGTGGTCTCGACACCGGCGATACAATCCGGCATCGCCTTCACCGGATGTGACGATGGAAATGTATATGCATTCGAGGTCGTGCCGGATGAAATCGACGAGGGCCTTCCCGACCCGGAGAACGCCACGTACGACACTCTCTGGTGCACGGACCTCTCAGGTCTGGTAAGTGGCGATGATATAAGAATTCGGTCCTCCCCCGCAACGATGAGCAGCCATTTGTACATTGGGGCAGGGCATAACACCATCGTCGCGCTGAGCACCGCTGACGGCACACTCCTCTGGTCCAGAAATTTGGGCACTCCGGTTCCGGGCAGGCACATGACCTCCACCCCCGCAGTGAGCGAGGGACGGCTCTTCGTGGGTGCTGAAGGCCTCTACGCCATCAATACCCGGAATGGGAAAGTTGTCTGGACCTGCTCAACGGGAGAGTGGGTGTGGTCCTCCCCAGTTATCTCGGGGGACGGCACGGGAGCCCTGAGAACGAGCGTCGTTGTGGTGACAGAGGGGGGCCGTTTGCTGGTCTTCTCGACCAAATCCCAAATTCCGCCCGAGGCGCGCATCAGCTCTCCCCTCGACGGAAGCGGCTTCCGAGTTGGCGAGCTGATACACTTCGACGGAAGCGATTCGTTCGACCTCGACGGGGAGGCGGTCTCCTTCATATGGGATTTCGGCGATGGGAACACGAGCACCGGACCACTTGTAGTTCACAGCTACACAAGCCCGGGCTCCTACGCCGTGACCCTCACCGTCGAGGACGACCAAGGGCTGGAGGGGAGGGCCACGATATCGCTAAACATAAGACCAAACTCAGCCCCCATACTTAGATTCCCTAGAGTTAGCCCTGAAATTGGAGACGTCGAAACTCTCTTCCAGCTCAGCGTGACCTATTTTGACGAGGACAACGACCCTGCCACGTACGTCCGGCTGGTTGCCGGGGACCAGACAGCAAAGCTCTATCCCGTTGACCCGGACGACTGGAACAGCTCGGACGGCAAGGACTACTACTCAGAGACCACATTCCTCTCGGGTATTTACTACGCTTTCTTCGAGGCTTCCGATGGTGTTCTGGTGAGCACCGTCCCCGCAATTGATAACCTGACCGTGACCAACAGAAGCATTTTCAGGTTCAGCGACCCTGTGCTGGTGGAGATGCTCTATGCTGGGAGGGGAGAGGTGCGGTACAACTACTCCCTTATCGAGCATGAGCCCCCCCCAGGCATGGTTAAGGTCTTCCCTCAGATTGGCAAGTTCGAGCTCTCGATCTCAGGCATCGAGCGGTGGTGGTGGGCCAACATTTCAATTAATTTTTCCACCTTCACTCTCACGGGAATGAACCGGAGCACCCTCCGCATATACCGGTTCGACCCCCTGACCGTTCAATGGAGAATCGCTGAGAATGCAGGCATCGACCTTGAGAGGCAGCTCACTTATGCCAACGTCACGGAGTTCAGTCTTTTCTCGGTCCTCGGGGCCCCCCTACCCAACACACCGCCCAGAGCGGTGCTGAGCAAGAAAGAGCTCACAATCATGGAGGGCGAAGTCGCGGTCTTCAACGCCTCTGGCTCATACGACCCTGATGGAGATCAGCTGACATTCATGTGGGACTTCGGAGAGTTTCCGGAAAGGAGACTCGTGCAGGGTGACAAAATCGCCGAGCACAGGTACATCAAACCCGGAAGGTACTACGTCACTGTCATTGTGAGCGATGGTAAGGTAAACGATACGGCAACCGCAACTGTGATTGTAAAGCAGAAGGGAGGAGAGCAGACGATTCTGCTCGTGGTGATATTGACGGTTCTCGTCGTTGCCATAATATTCATGCTCCCACGCAGCAAAAGGCCGCCGGCACCATCCGGTCCAGAGGAAGAGCTTGAAGAGGAGGACGAGGTGCCGAGCAGAACAAAGGAGAGAAGTGGGCGGGTTGATGTGAAAGAGGAGGAGTGA